One region of Mycolicibacterium insubricum genomic DNA includes:
- a CDS encoding SDR family oxidoreductase: protein MNFEGRVAVVTGAGGGLGRCHALDLARRGAHVVVNDLGAAVDGTGGSSAAAAVVDEITAAGGSAVANTDSVATPEGGKAIIDAAVDNFGRIDILVNNAGILRDAAFKNMTADKVDPVIDVHLRGAFHTCMAAWPHMREQNYGRIIMTTSGSGLFGTFGQSNYGAAKTGLIGLMNVLAIEGKRNNILVNALSPIAKTRMTENTMAELVKEAAPEQVTPVVVYLAHEDCDRTAHIYRVGGTKVSRVFLGVTPGIDIPGLTAEDLAANIDTVDDPTGYIIRGGPGS from the coding sequence TTGAACTTCGAGGGACGCGTCGCCGTCGTCACCGGCGCCGGCGGCGGACTGGGCCGCTGCCACGCCCTGGACCTGGCGCGCCGGGGTGCGCACGTCGTCGTCAACGACCTGGGCGCCGCGGTCGACGGCACCGGCGGATCTTCGGCCGCTGCGGCCGTCGTCGATGAGATCACCGCGGCCGGCGGCTCGGCGGTGGCCAACACCGACTCGGTCGCCACCCCCGAGGGCGGCAAGGCGATCATCGATGCGGCCGTGGACAACTTCGGCCGCATCGACATCCTGGTCAACAACGCCGGCATCCTGCGCGACGCGGCGTTCAAGAACATGACAGCGGACAAGGTCGACCCGGTCATCGACGTGCACCTGCGCGGCGCGTTCCACACCTGCATGGCCGCCTGGCCGCACATGCGGGAACAGAACTACGGCCGGATCATCATGACCACGTCTGGATCCGGCCTGTTCGGCACCTTCGGCCAGTCCAACTACGGGGCGGCCAAGACCGGGCTGATCGGTCTGATGAACGTGCTGGCCATCGAGGGGAAGCGCAACAACATCCTGGTCAACGCCCTCTCTCCGATCGCCAAGACCCGGATGACCGAGAACACCATGGCCGAACTGGTGAAAGAGGCCGCGCCCGAACAGGTCACGCCGGTGGTCGTCTACCTGGCCCACGAGGACTGCGACCGCACCGCGCACATCTACCGGGTCGGCGGCACCAAGGTGTCCCGGGTGTTCCTCGGGGTCACCCCGGGCATCGACATCCCGGGTCTGACCGCCGAGGACCTGGCCGCCAACATCGACACCGTCGACGACCCGACCGGCTACATCATCCGCGGCGGCCCGGGAAGCTGA
- a CDS encoding TauD/TfdA dioxygenase family protein: MTVLTINKLTESVGASVEGVDSDRLAGDDTLAAAITGALEDNGVLVFHGLRLEPEAQVAFCSRLGEVDRSSDGHHPVSGIYPITLDKSKNASADYLKATFDWHIDGCTPLHDECPQKATVLSAIQVASRGGETEFANSYAAYEDLTDAEKERYCSLRVVHSLEASQRRVWPDPPAEMLARWRSRPTHEHPLVWTHRSGRKSLVLGASADYIVGMDLDEGRALLDELLAHATTREKVYSHRWAVGDTVIWDNQGVLHRAAPYEPDSPREMLRTTVLGDEPIR; encoded by the coding sequence ATGACCGTGCTGACCATCAACAAGCTGACCGAATCGGTGGGCGCCTCCGTCGAGGGCGTCGACTCCGACCGGCTGGCCGGCGACGACACGCTGGCCGCCGCCATCACCGGCGCCCTGGAAGACAATGGGGTGCTGGTGTTTCACGGCCTGCGCCTGGAGCCCGAGGCGCAGGTGGCTTTCTGCAGCCGGCTCGGCGAGGTGGACCGGTCCTCCGACGGCCATCACCCGGTATCCGGGATCTACCCGATCACCCTGGACAAGTCCAAGAACGCCTCGGCGGACTATCTCAAGGCCACCTTCGACTGGCACATCGACGGCTGCACGCCGCTGCACGACGAGTGCCCGCAGAAGGCGACGGTGCTCTCGGCGATCCAGGTGGCCTCCCGCGGCGGCGAAACCGAGTTCGCCAATTCCTATGCCGCGTATGAGGATCTGACCGATGCGGAGAAGGAGCGCTACTGCTCGCTGCGGGTGGTGCACTCACTGGAGGCCTCCCAGCGCCGGGTGTGGCCGGACCCGCCCGCGGAGATGTTGGCGCGCTGGCGCTCTCGCCCCACCCACGAGCACCCGCTGGTGTGGACCCATCGCAGCGGCCGCAAGTCGCTGGTGCTGGGCGCGTCGGCGGACTACATCGTCGGGATGGATCTCGACGAGGGCCGCGCGCTGCTCGACGAGCTGCTCGCGCACGCCACCACACGGGAAAAGGTGTACAGCCACCGCTGGGCCGTCGGCGACACGGTCATCTGGGACAACCAGGGGGTGCTGCACCGCGCCGCGCCCTACGAGCCGGACTCGCCGCGGGAGATGCTGCGTACCACCGTGCTCGGCGACGAACCCATCCGGTAG
- a CDS encoding aromatic ring-hydroxylating oxygenase subunit alpha produces MPRFPKPAEGSWTEHYPALGTGPVSYEDSINPEIYELERKAIFKRAWLNVGRVELIPRKGSYFTKELKVVNTSIIVVRTKAGEIKAFHNICRHRGNKLVWNDIPTEETSGVCRQFTCKYHAWRFDLDGNLTFVQQEGEFFDLDKNKYGLVPVHCEVWEGFIFVNFAAEPEQSLAEFLGPMVTNLQGYPFDKLTSRFTYRAEVNANWKLYMDAFQEFYHAPILHANQSPTAYSKAAAEAGFEAPHYRLDGPHRLVSTSGVRVWEMSAEMRKPIEDICRSGLFGPWDSPDLGPMPDGLNPAKCDPWGLDSFQLFPNFVILFWGQGWYLTYHYWPTSYRSHIFECTLYFPAPRTARERVAQELAAQSFKEYGLQDANTLEATQSSLETRVVGEFLYCDQEILLRHLHTETANWIADYQTKTAGV; encoded by the coding sequence ATGCCGCGTTTCCCCAAACCCGCCGAAGGCAGCTGGACCGAGCACTACCCGGCGCTCGGCACCGGCCCGGTGTCCTACGAGGACTCCATCAACCCGGAGATCTACGAGCTGGAACGCAAGGCGATCTTCAAACGCGCCTGGCTCAACGTCGGCCGGGTGGAGTTGATCCCCCGCAAGGGCAGTTACTTCACCAAGGAACTCAAGGTCGTCAACACTTCGATCATCGTGGTGCGCACCAAGGCCGGCGAGATCAAGGCGTTCCACAACATCTGCCGGCACCGCGGCAACAAACTCGTGTGGAACGACATCCCCACCGAGGAGACCAGCGGTGTGTGCCGTCAGTTCACCTGCAAGTACCACGCCTGGCGGTTCGACCTGGACGGCAACCTGACCTTCGTGCAGCAGGAGGGCGAGTTCTTCGACCTGGACAAGAACAAGTACGGCCTGGTTCCGGTGCACTGCGAGGTCTGGGAAGGCTTCATCTTCGTCAACTTCGCCGCCGAGCCCGAGCAGTCGCTGGCCGAATTCCTTGGCCCGATGGTTACCAACCTGCAGGGCTACCCGTTCGACAAACTGACCTCTCGGTTCACCTACCGCGCCGAGGTGAACGCGAACTGGAAGCTCTACATGGACGCCTTCCAGGAGTTCTACCACGCCCCGATCCTGCACGCGAACCAGTCGCCGACGGCCTACTCCAAGGCCGCCGCCGAGGCCGGATTCGAGGCGCCGCACTACCGCCTCGACGGCCCGCACCGACTGGTCAGCACCTCCGGGGTGCGGGTCTGGGAGATGTCGGCCGAGATGCGCAAGCCCATCGAGGACATCTGCCGCAGCGGGCTGTTCGGACCGTGGGACAGCCCCGACCTCGGGCCCATGCCCGACGGGCTCAATCCCGCCAAATGCGACCCGTGGGGCCTGGATTCGTTCCAGCTGTTCCCCAACTTCGTCATCCTGTTCTGGGGCCAGGGCTGGTATCTGACCTACCACTACTGGCCCACGTCGTACCGCAGTCACATCTTCGAATGCACCCTGTACTTCCCGGCGCCGCGCACCGCCCGCGAACGGGTCGCCCAGGAGCTGGCCGCCCAGTCGTTCAAGGAGTACGGCCTGCAGGACGCCAATACCCTGGAGGCCACCCAGTCCAGCCTGGAGACCCGGGTGGTGGGCGAATTCCTGTACTGCGATCAGGAGATCCTGCTGCGCCATCTGCACACCGAGACCGCCAACTGGATCGCCGACTACCAGACCAAGACCGCGGGAGTGTGA
- a CDS encoding aromatic ring-hydroxylating oxygenase subunit alpha produces MATNWPKPAEGSWTEHYPELGTGPISFRDSISPEFYALEREAVFKRAWLNLCRVEEIPNTGDFLTKPVEAADASVLLVRGDDGVIRAFHNVCRHHGNPLAHSDNAPGPSGEISGNTPQLTCRRCGWSYALDGTLHDAPGGNPPGDGYDLLPVHCDVWAGFVFVNFDSQPRQSLREFLGPMVTALDDYPFHKLTERYDWIAHNNSNWKIFADAFQEYYHVPALHSQQVPPEVRVPNAGFTCGHFQIDGPHRLVSTAGTRRWLLPKEYMYPIERATRSGLVGPWHTPDLGELPMAGLNPGGIEPWGISNFQIFPNIEILFYGGWYLLYRYWPTSHNTHRYEAYTYFCPARTVRERIEHEVAAVVLKEFALQDAGMLGGTQAALEFDIIDEFPLNDQEILVRHLHKATGDWVRAYSDEQRTAGVA; encoded by the coding sequence ATGGCGACGAACTGGCCCAAGCCGGCCGAAGGCTCCTGGACCGAGCACTACCCCGAGCTGGGCACCGGCCCAATCTCGTTCCGCGACTCCATCTCCCCGGAGTTCTACGCGCTGGAGCGCGAGGCCGTCTTCAAGCGGGCATGGCTGAATCTGTGCCGGGTCGAGGAGATCCCGAACACCGGTGACTTCCTGACCAAACCCGTCGAGGCGGCCGACGCCTCGGTGCTGCTGGTCCGCGGCGACGACGGCGTGATCCGCGCCTTCCACAACGTCTGCCGCCACCACGGAAACCCGCTGGCCCACTCCGACAACGCCCCCGGGCCCAGCGGCGAAATATCCGGCAACACACCCCAACTCACCTGCCGCCGGTGCGGCTGGAGCTACGCCCTGGACGGCACCCTGCACGATGCTCCCGGCGGCAATCCCCCCGGCGACGGCTACGACCTGCTGCCGGTGCACTGCGACGTGTGGGCGGGCTTCGTGTTCGTCAACTTCGACTCGCAGCCGCGCCAGAGCCTGCGGGAGTTCCTCGGGCCGATGGTCACCGCCCTGGACGACTACCCGTTCCACAAGCTCACCGAGCGCTACGACTGGATCGCACACAACAACAGCAACTGGAAGATCTTCGCCGACGCGTTCCAGGAGTACTACCATGTGCCGGCGCTGCACTCCCAGCAGGTGCCACCCGAGGTCCGGGTACCCAACGCCGGATTCACCTGCGGGCATTTCCAGATCGACGGGCCGCACCGGCTGGTGTCGACCGCCGGCACCCGGCGCTGGCTGCTGCCCAAGGAGTACATGTACCCGATCGAGCGGGCCACCCGAAGCGGGCTGGTCGGCCCGTGGCACACCCCCGATCTCGGGGAGCTGCCGATGGCCGGGCTCAATCCCGGTGGCATCGAACCCTGGGGTATCAGCAACTTCCAGATCTTCCCGAACATCGAGATCCTGTTCTACGGCGGCTGGTATCTGCTGTACCGGTACTGGCCGACGTCGCACAACACCCATCGGTATGAGGCCTACACCTACTTCTGTCCCGCCCGAACCGTTCGGGAGCGCATCGAGCACGAGGTGGCCGCCGTCGTCCTCAAGGAGTTCGCTCTGCAGGACGCCGGGATGCTCGGCGGCACCCAGGCCGCCCTGGAGTTCGACATCATCGACGAGTTCCCGCTCAATGACCAGGAGATCCTGGTCCGCCACCTGCACAAGGCGACCGGCGACTGGGTGCGCGCCTACTCCGACGAGCAGCGAACGGCCGGGGTGGCGTGA
- a CDS encoding metal-dependent hydrolase family protein, whose translation MTEPVTVLKAARWADVVTGEIHAPAVVVVTGNVITAVNPAQPPAEATVIDLGDVTLLPGLMDMELNLLIGGPGNPDGLPTPMHGVQDDPAYRTLRGAVNARTTLEAGFTTVRNLGLMVKTGGYLLDVALQRAIDAGWHVGPRIYPAGHAITPYGGHLDPTVFQRLAPGIMPLSVAEGIANGVPDVIAAVRYQIRHGAKLIKVSASGGVMSHSTAPGAQQFSDAELAAIADEAHRAGVKVAAHAVGDAAVRACIRAGIDCIEHGFLATEDTLAMMVEHDTFLVSTTYLTDAMAIDRIAPELRKKALEVFPRAKTMLPKAIDMGVRIACGTDAPAIPHGQNAKELCALVERGMTPMQAIRAATVTAAELVDAADELGQLATGYLADIIAVPGDPSVDIGRTLDVRFVMKDGQVYKQS comes from the coding sequence GTGACCGAGCCGGTCACCGTCCTGAAGGCGGCGCGCTGGGCCGACGTGGTCACCGGCGAGATCCACGCCCCCGCCGTCGTCGTCGTGACGGGCAACGTCATCACCGCCGTCAACCCCGCGCAGCCACCGGCCGAGGCCACCGTCATCGACCTGGGCGACGTCACGCTGCTGCCCGGGCTGATGGACATGGAGCTCAACCTGCTGATCGGCGGGCCGGGCAACCCCGACGGCCTGCCGACGCCCATGCACGGCGTGCAGGACGATCCCGCGTACCGCACGCTGCGCGGCGCGGTCAACGCTCGCACCACCCTGGAGGCCGGATTCACCACCGTCCGCAATCTCGGTCTGATGGTCAAGACCGGCGGCTACCTGCTCGACGTCGCGCTGCAGCGCGCCATCGATGCGGGCTGGCACGTCGGGCCGCGGATCTATCCGGCCGGGCACGCCATCACCCCGTACGGCGGGCACCTGGACCCGACGGTCTTCCAGCGCCTGGCCCCCGGCATCATGCCGCTGTCGGTGGCCGAGGGCATCGCCAACGGCGTGCCCGACGTCATCGCCGCGGTGCGCTACCAGATCCGCCACGGCGCCAAGCTGATCAAGGTGTCGGCCTCGGGCGGGGTGATGTCGCACAGCACCGCGCCGGGCGCGCAGCAGTTCTCCGACGCCGAGCTGGCCGCCATCGCCGACGAGGCGCACCGCGCCGGGGTGAAGGTGGCCGCCCACGCCGTCGGCGATGCCGCCGTACGGGCCTGCATCCGCGCCGGCATCGACTGCATCGAGCACGGGTTCTTGGCCACCGAGGACACCCTGGCGATGATGGTCGAGCACGACACCTTCCTGGTGTCGACGACCTATCTCACCGACGCCATGGCCATCGACCGGATCGCCCCCGAGCTGCGCAAGAAGGCACTGGAAGTGTTCCCGCGGGCAAAGACCATGCTGCCCAAGGCGATCGACATGGGAGTGCGGATCGCCTGCGGCACCGACGCCCCGGCCATCCCGCACGGGCAGAACGCCAAGGAGCTGTGCGCACTCGTCGAGCGCGGCATGACCCCGATGCAGGCCATCCGCGCGGCCACCGTCACCGCCGCCGAACTCGTCGACGCCGCCGACGAACTCGGGCAGCTGGCCACCGGGTACCTCGCGGACATCATCGCGGTGCCTGGGGACCCGTCGGTCGACATCGGTCGCACCCTCGACGTCCGGTTCGTGATGAAGGACGGGCAGGTCTACAAGCAGAGCTAG
- a CDS encoding MarR family winged helix-turn-helix transcriptional regulator codes for MELTDNLLWLLKQAFYFSLTTVNEAVKPHGVSTAHLGVLRQLALEPGLSGAELARRLLITPQGVQLALTALEKRGLVERRQDPAHGRILHAYLTDSGREVAAAVFTDAVAAHDRVFGVLSPDEQEQLRALLTRVVEQGTGHTLQSDHV; via the coding sequence GTGGAGCTCACCGACAACCTGCTGTGGCTGCTCAAGCAGGCCTTCTACTTCTCGCTCACCACCGTCAACGAGGCCGTCAAACCGCACGGCGTGTCCACCGCGCACCTGGGCGTGCTGCGTCAACTGGCGCTGGAACCCGGCCTGTCCGGCGCGGAGCTGGCTCGGCGGCTGCTGATCACCCCGCAGGGCGTCCAGCTGGCACTGACCGCGCTGGAGAAACGCGGCCTGGTGGAACGCCGCCAGGATCCCGCGCACGGCCGGATCCTGCACGCGTACCTGACCGATTCCGGCCGCGAGGTGGCCGCGGCGGTGTTCACCGACGCCGTCGCCGCCCACGACCGGGTGTTCGGCGTGCTGTCGCCCGACGAGCAGGAGCAGCTGCGCGCGCTGCTGACCCGGGTCGTCGAACAGGGCACCGGCCACACCCTGCAATCCGACCACGTCTGA
- a CDS encoding amidohydrolase family protein: MTITASERKPAAERIAVRCVDSDVHPMPKRGQLVEYLPEPWRTKYWGSHTYGELIYYDAPDYAHSYAMRLDTFPSDGEFACSDPDLAFKQLIMEAGSDIAILEPGAYPARLPEADHAMSQALNSWQANHWLDSHNNWHERWRGSICVSIEAPAAAAAEIEKWAGHPYMAQILIKAERRPSWGDPCYDPVWAAATKHDIVVSCHLSRSHHEELPIPPVGFPSYNHDFMCSYSLLAANQVMSLIFDGVFDRFPTLRIVFVEHAFTWILPLMWRMDAIYEARKSWMDIKRKPSEYVKEHIKFTTQPLDYPEDKTELTRAFEWMECEKILLFSSDYPHWTFDDPRWLVKHLPEHAREAVMFRNGIETYHLPDTVPALEGQVRVF; encoded by the coding sequence ATGACGATCACCGCCAGTGAACGCAAACCCGCGGCCGAACGCATCGCCGTGCGGTGTGTCGACTCCGATGTGCACCCGATGCCCAAGCGTGGCCAGCTCGTGGAGTACCTGCCCGAGCCGTGGCGCACCAAGTACTGGGGCAGCCACACCTACGGCGAACTGATCTACTACGACGCCCCCGACTACGCGCACTCCTACGCCATGCGGCTGGACACCTTCCCCTCCGACGGCGAGTTCGCCTGCAGCGACCCCGATCTGGCGTTCAAGCAGCTGATCATGGAGGCCGGGTCCGATATCGCCATCCTGGAGCCCGGCGCGTATCCGGCCCGGCTGCCCGAGGCCGACCACGCCATGAGCCAGGCGCTGAACTCCTGGCAGGCCAACCACTGGCTGGACTCGCACAACAACTGGCACGAGCGCTGGCGCGGCTCGATCTGCGTGTCGATCGAGGCCCCGGCGGCCGCCGCCGCGGAGATCGAGAAGTGGGCCGGGCATCCCTATATGGCGCAGATCCTGATCAAGGCCGAGCGCCGCCCGTCCTGGGGCGACCCGTGCTACGACCCGGTGTGGGCCGCTGCCACCAAACACGACATCGTCGTCAGCTGCCACCTGTCGCGCAGCCACCACGAGGAACTGCCGATCCCGCCGGTCGGGTTCCCCAGCTACAACCACGACTTCATGTGCAGCTACTCGCTGCTGGCCGCCAACCAGGTGATGTCGCTGATCTTCGACGGCGTCTTCGACCGCTTCCCGACGCTGCGGATCGTGTTCGTCGAGCACGCGTTCACCTGGATCCTGCCGCTGATGTGGCGGATGGACGCCATCTACGAGGCGCGGAAATCCTGGATGGACATCAAGCGCAAGCCCAGCGAATACGTCAAGGAACACATCAAGTTCACCACCCAGCCGCTGGACTACCCCGAGGACAAGACCGAACTCACCCGGGCGTTCGAGTGGATGGAGTGCGAGAAGATCCTGCTGTTCTCCTCCGACTACCCGCACTGGACGTTCGACGACCCGCGCTGGCTGGTCAAGCACCTGCCCGAACACGCCCGCGAGGCGGTCATGTTCAGAAACGGCATCGAGACCTACCACCTGCCCGACACCGTTCCCGCGCTGGAGGGCCAGGTTCGGGTTTTCTAG
- a CDS encoding SDR family NAD(P)-dependent oxidoreductase codes for MPSRSGRVAVVTGGASGMGEAICHELGRRGHRVAVLDLNADAAARVAGELRDEGVEAIAVTVDVAERPQVEAAFATVREKLGPVGILVTSAGLFGYAPFADITVADWQRIVEVNLTGTFHCCQVGLPDMVEAGWGRIVMISSSSAQRGTPFAAHYAASKGALLTLTKSLAREYAANGITVNNIPPSGIETPMQHASQAAGYLPSNEQIAAHIPVGHLGTPEDIAAAVGFLCSDQAGFITGQILGVNGGSVM; via the coding sequence ATGCCTAGCCGGTCGGGCCGGGTCGCCGTCGTCACCGGCGGCGCCTCCGGCATGGGTGAGGCCATCTGCCACGAATTGGGCCGGCGCGGGCACCGCGTCGCCGTCCTCGACCTCAACGCCGACGCCGCCGCCCGGGTGGCCGGCGAGCTGCGCGACGAGGGCGTCGAGGCGATCGCCGTGACCGTCGACGTGGCCGAGCGCCCCCAGGTGGAAGCCGCCTTCGCCACCGTCCGCGAAAAGCTCGGCCCCGTCGGCATTCTCGTCACCAGCGCCGGACTGTTCGGCTACGCGCCGTTCGCCGACATCACCGTGGCGGACTGGCAGCGGATCGTCGAGGTGAACCTCACCGGCACCTTCCACTGCTGCCAGGTCGGGTTGCCCGACATGGTCGAGGCGGGCTGGGGCCGGATCGTGATGATCTCGTCGTCGAGCGCGCAGCGCGGCACCCCGTTCGCCGCGCACTACGCCGCCTCCAAGGGCGCACTGCTCACCCTGACGAAGTCGCTGGCCCGCGAGTACGCGGCGAACGGCATCACGGTGAACAACATTCCGCCGTCGGGTATCGAGACGCCGATGCAGCACGCCTCCCAGGCCGCCGGGTACCTGCCGTCCAACGAGCAGATCGCCGCCCACATCCCGGTGGGGCACCTGGGCACACCCGAGGACATCGCTGCCGCGGTCGGGTTCCTGTGTTCGGATCAGGCCGGTTTCATCACCGGGCAGATCCTGGGCGTCAACGGCGGATCGGTGATGTGA